The DNA region ACGTCTGGAACACCAACGACTTTTCCGACAATGAAGAGCTCCAAGCTGAGGGGCTGAGAGAATCGGTCAGTGGCATCAGGGCAATGATCAACGAAGAAGCCGAGATGCTTGGAGGTCGATACGACAGGATTTTGGTAGCGGGGATCAGTATGGGGGGTGCGACGTTGATTCACACATTGTTCAACCTCGAGAAGCCGATCGGTGCCTTCTTGGGATTTTGCTGCCGATGCCCATTTTCTGGGTCGAAGAAGACGCTGGAGCAGATGAGAGCTGTGCTGGGACTGCCTGGGACGCCACAGGGGAATGAAGTGCTGAGGAAGACGCCGATTTTGTTGGAGCATTGTATCGACGATCCGCTTGTTAGGATTGAGAGTGGGAGGAACTTGAGGGAGGTGCTGCTGAATTTTGGGGCAGAGAGATTGGAGTGGAAGGAGTATGGGACTGGAGGACACTGGTTCAAGGCGccggatgggatggatgatgtTATTTCGTTTGTGCAAAACGTCTTGGAGGTGGTAGACAGCGGAAGCGGCAAAGATGTTGATATGGACATTTAGTAGATTAGAAAACTTGAGTTAGATTGGATACCTAGGTAAATACGAAAAATTCACTGCTTTCTCTTTAACCCATCATCTGTCTGACCCAATACTT from Podospora pseudopauciseta strain CBS 411.78 chromosome 6, whole genome shotgun sequence includes:
- a CDS encoding hypothetical protein (COG:I; EggNog:ENOG503P2JM); translated protein: MPSSSLAINFPPLQTHTYQHPHTHTLIFLHGRGDKVPSFLTALSAWESSTALTLRTAFPTFRLVFPQAPLRPVAAAAAKGERLEWNQWFDVWNTNDFSDNEELQAEGLRESVSGIRAMINEEAEMLGGRYDRILVAGISMGGATLIHTLFNLEKPIGAFLGFCCRCPFSGSKKTLEQMRAVLGLPGTPQGNEVLRKTPILLEHCIDDPLVRIESGRNLREVLLNFGAERLEWKEYGTGGHWFKAPDGMDDVISFVQNVLEVVDSGSGKDVDMDI